Proteins co-encoded in one Tachysurus fulvidraco isolate hzauxx_2018 chromosome 17, HZAU_PFXX_2.0, whole genome shotgun sequence genomic window:
- the sorbs2b gene encoding sorbin and SH3 domain-containing protein 2 isoform X4 codes for MSVVSNALPGSLLMPGPCDFKTTLEEEFFNMNTDSGGRAHKSTTLSLTLTPMKRIQSSPNLCGLAGTESPVTDSDMWWHYTAGDALRNGNMATSSLAAKGYRSVRPNLQDKKSPTPGLTPHRKSSQLHPADCNPGTFSLHNYPTQCHDGPLLITHNSFSREAMSANSEQSSRGNQFSDSDTTASGQPLSFSNFPSVCGPEKPSMHPSPLDHLNSHLPIRQKKRHVASLSICITPRSQTEARYKQTLSISPHTPPKRKDPLDSRTVFHPSLPPADQQVAYPGPALPSCLHPNRPRFSTDYTCSQASEHHLHPHSYGLAYSNLDLYPALSGCSSRAQSVSSIAMLEELRTCGIDSEGASESPSPTLCQLSSSTDNMAIDIAIASTANGQGTVNGSVVAAGLKSHLQRPFSPSTYPPLPSFSPSLTAMQQGRNTPAESISPVYATVGSVTSMNSPDEERIGTERMGTVGKASHYSGIGPVDESGIPIATRTTVDRPKDWYKSMFKQIHMVHKPEFEYSGSHTASQPTMNDEKHSPINNIQAHPAPKSSTYKPITKSISDNGTCGLRTSSSSSLTTSSSAQPISHNRNIRQSGSSTPDINQWGPPDRKVDTRKYRAEPRSIFDYEPGKSSILDQEKAMNNLTPEELALENEPWYKFFAELEFGRPPPKKRLDYDPESAHRIRNETFLYQPSADRSFERPSSDNRTRRKSEPSAAQSRPQSSLSSNQSGKQSEIHAAHLPEPTSTRNTQRKPINTPSTSSLSRSKGGDISTLHSAHLNGQNPSHDTSFKVVDNDTSQVSVATFQNDVQNEDTIILSASEKIKNGWQSESESLELSPKTRSWSYDDLLSEGQDKGMAKWPIVSLTQNGEQNVFPHIDTMNTEESRERSWHCSSHTASGFLKLYKKMHHINRQELSSSHVCSVKARIQNYELEQQKKNCLSNNGSSSEIPHDMVHNRISEFESLIQKSKSMPNLKSDCQNTGSTRRITNQNRSYSIESLLDEEPPARKPPEGQPQYHKILANVPVHIQGSNNHMKCSTVQQELSDSDYDAVVSDVSDFIQIEGSSNCSETDFDHCSLTSSESFCGSGRHHRYNRQLVSSCKGMCPASFTRFTTLIKHERAKKDQRNCRHMEEPDNGLSKLAFLVSPVPFRRKKNSHIPKSKGCMYRALDSALKDIYDHICIEKHKGSLPENSILHRLLSELLPEVPERKSSLQALDQSSPTQHSPCHNNDNMYIQDQPEYSHLTCSASCHYTDNNQKNNTPRSSQDLDTSRGYSYPDVGRQTPQSRRPTPDVREKVPAKAIYDFKALTAKELSFNKDEIVYITRQIDNNWYEGERHGKVGIFPISYVEKISPSDRHQPARPPPPAQSTEIGEAVARYNFSADTNVELSLRKGEHVIVLRQVDQNWFTGKIPGTNKQGIFPVSYVDIIKKSPIKSPSQSPGVAHSSASDRLNSRRPTQDPLEGGEPFQALYNYMPRNEDELELKEGDIVDVMEKCDDGWFVGTSRKTKFFGTFPGNYVKRL; via the exons gACCGTGTGATTTTAAGACCACACTAGAGGAAGAGTTCTTCAACATGAATACAG ACAGCGGCGGACGAGCTCACAAGAGCaccacgctctcactcactctaacCCCCATGAAGAGAATCCAGAGTTCCCCAAACCTGTGTGGTCTTGCAG GCACAGAATCTCCAGTGACAGATTCAG ATATGTGGTGGCACTACACAGCTGGAGATGCTCTAAGAAATGGCAACATGGCCACTTCGTCTTTGGCAGCTAAAGGGTATAGAAGTGTTAGGCCCAACCTGCAGGATAAGAAGTCGCCCACACCG GGCCTCACTCCTCACAGAAAGAGCTCTCAGCTGCATCCTGCTGACTGTAATCCAGGAACATTTAGCCTCCATAATTATCCCACACAATGTCATGATGGCCCACTGCTCATAACACACAACTCATTCTCCAGGGAAGCAATGTCTGCAAATTCAGAGCAGAGCTCCAGAGGCAACCAGTTCTCTGACTCTGACACCACTGCCTCAGGACAGCCTCTCAGCTTTAGCAATTTCCCCAGTGTATGTGGCCCTGAGAAACCTAGCATGCATCCTTCACCCTTAGATCACCTTAACTCACACTTACCGATTAGGCAGAAAAAGAGACATGTAGCCTCTCTGTCCATTTGCATTACACCACGGAGTCAGACAGAAGCCAGATACAAACAGACTCTGTCTATCAGCCCCCACACTCCACCCAAAAGGAAGGACCCTCTGGATTCCAGAACAGTCTTTCACCCTTCACTGCCCCCTGCAGACCAACAAGTG GCCTACCCAGGACCAGCATTACCCTCCTGCTTGCACCCTAACAGGCCACGCTTCTCCACTGACTACACCTGCTCTCAGGCATCTGAGCACCATTTACATCCTCATTCCTATGGGCTTGCCTATTCCAACTTGGATCTATATCCAGCTCTAAGTGGCTGTTCTTCTCGTGCTCAGAGCGTGTCTTCCATAGCCATGCTGGAGGAGCTGAGAACATGTGGAATAGACTCAGAGGGAGCTTCTGAGTCCCCTTCACCCACCCTCTGCCAGCTGAGCAGTTCCACTGACAACATGGCGATAGACATTGCTATAGCTAGCACTGCTAAT GGCCAAGGGACTGTAAACGGAAGTGTTGTGGCTGCAGGTCTAAAGAGTCACCTCCAGAGACCCTTCTCCCCTTCCACATACCCTCCTCTTCCCTCTTTCAGCCCTAGTCTTACTGCTATGCAGCAGGGCCGGAACACTC CTGCCGAGTCCATTTCTCCAGTCTATGCCACTGTGGGTTCAGTGACTTCTATGAACTCACCAGATGAGGAGAGGATTGGTACAGAGAGGATGGGTACAGTAGGCAAAGCTTCCCATTACTCAGGCATTGGCCCTGTGGATGAGTCTGGAATTCCCATCGCAACCAGGACT ACTGTGGACAGACCAAAAGACTGGTACAAGAGTATGTTCAAGCAGATTCACATGGTGCATAAACCAG AGTTTGAATATTCCGGTTCCCATACTGCCAGTCAGCCTACTATGAATGATG AGAAGCATAGTCCAATTAATAATATCCAGGCACACCCTGCACCTAAGAGCAGCACATACAAACCCATAACTAAGAGCATTTCTGATAATGGCACATGTGGACTCAGAACATCCAGCTCCTCTTCCCTGACAACCTCATCATCAGCTCAGCCAATATCTCACAACCGTAATATCCGCCAGAGTGGCAGCAGCACCCCAGACAT AAATCAGTGGGGTCCTCCAGATAGAAAAGTGGACACTCGCAAATACAGAGCCGAGCCTAGGAGTATCTTTGACTACGAGCCAGGGAAATCTTCTATTCTAGATCAAGAGAAAGCA ATGAATAACTTAACACCAGAAGAGCTAGCTTTAGAGAATGAACCCTGGTATAAGTTCTTTGCAGAGCTGGAGTTTGGACGGCCG CCTCCTAAAAAACGTCTGGATTATGATCCGGAGAGTGCGCACCGAATCCGTAATGAG ACCTTTCTTTATCAGCCTTCTGCTGACAGAAGCTTTGAACGACCCTCAAG TGATAACAGGACAAGAAGGAAGTCAGAGCCCTCGGCTGCCCAGTCTCGACCTCAAAGCTCACTAAGCTCCAACCAGAGCGGAAAACAATCTGAGATTCATGCTGCTCACCTTCCAGAACCAACCAGTACCAGGAACACCCAGAGAAAGCCAATAAACACCCCTTCCACTTCCTCCTTATCAAGGTCAAAAG GTGGGGATATTAGCACACTGCACTCAGCACATTTAAATGGTCAAAATCCAAGTCATGATACCTCATTTAAAGTAGTGGACAATGATACCTCACAGGTTTCGGTAGCCACATTTCAAAATGATGTCCAAAATGAAGACACAATCATTCTGTCTGCctcagagaaaataaagaatggCTGGCAATCAGAATCAGAGAGTCTGGAGCTTTCTCCTAAAACTAGATCCTGGAGCTACGATGATCTCCTTTCTGAGGGCCAGGATAAAGGAATGGCAAAATGGCCCATTGTCTCATTGACACAGAATggagaacaaaatgtttttcctCACATTGACACTATGAATACCGAGGAAAGCAGAGAGCGCAGCTGGCACTGTTCATCCCATACTGCGTCAGGTTTCCTCAAACTGTACAAGAAGATGCACCACATCAACCGGCAAGAGCTTAGCAGTTCACATGTCTGCTCAGTCAAAGCCAGGATACAGAATTATGAGCTTGAGCAGCAGAAGAAAAACTGCTTGAGCAACAACGGTTCCAGCAGTGAGATACCTCATGATATGGTGCACAATAGGATCTCTGAATTTGAAAGTTTAATCCAAAAATCCAAATCCATGCCAAACCTCAAAAGTGATTGCCAGAACACAGGTTCTACCAGGAGGATTACCAACCAAAATCGCAGCTACTCCATTGAGTCCTTGCTAGATGAAGAGCCACCAGCCAGAAAACCTCCAGAGGGACAACCACAGTACCACAAGATTCTTGCTAATGTGCCAGTTCATATCCAAGGGTCCAACAATCACATGAAATGCTCTACTGTCCAGCAAGAGCTCTCAGACAGTGACTATGATgctgttgtgtctgatgtttctGACTTTATACAGATTGAGGGCTCATCCAACTGCAGTGAGACTGACTTTGACCACTGCTCCCTCACATCCTCGGAGAGCTTTTGTGGATCAGGCCGTCATCATCGCTACAACAGGCAACTAGTGAGCTCCTGCAAAGGCATGTGCCCAGCCTCCTTCACACGCTTTACTACCCTAATTAAACATGAGAGAGCCAAGAAAGACCAAAGGAATTGCCGGCATATGGAGGAGCCTGACAATGGCCTCAGCAAACTGGCCTTTCTGGTGAGCCCAGTGCCTTTTCGCAGAAAGAAGAACTCCCACATACCAAAATCCAAGGGATGCATGTACAGAGCTCTTGACTCAGCCCTCAAGGACATCTATGACCATATTTGCATTGAAAAACACAAGGGCAGCCTTCCAGAAAACAGCATCCTCCACAGGCTTCTGTCAGAGCTGCTACCTGAAGTTCCAGAGAGGAAGTCCTCTCTTCAGGCTCTGGACCAATCCAGTCCAACCCAGCATTCCCCTTgtcataataatgataacatgTACATCCAGGACCAGCCAGAGTACTCCCATCTGACCTGCAGTGCCTCCTGCCACTACACAGACAACAACCAGAAGAATAATACTCCAAGAAGCTCTCAAG ATCTAGACACATCCAGAGGTTATTCCTATCCTGATGTAGGACGACAAACTCCACAGAGCAGGAGGCCTACACCTGATGTCAGAGAG AAAGTGCCTGCCAAAGCAATATACGATTTCAAGGCGCTGACAGCAaa AGAGCTTTCATTCAATAAAGATGAGATTGTGTACATCACACGGCAGATAGATAATAACTGGTATGAAGGAGAACGCCATGGAAAAGTGGGCATCTTTCCTATCTCTTATGTGGAG AAAATCTCTCCATCAGACAGACATCAGCCTGCAAGGCCCCCTCCTCCTGCCCAGAGTACAGAGATTGGGGAAGCTGTGGCTCGCTACAACTTCAGCGCTGACACTAATGTGGAGCTTTCCTTAAGAAAG